One segment of Candidatus Endomicrobium procryptotermitis DNA contains the following:
- a CDS encoding redox-sensing transcriptional repressor Rex yields MKLSDKVINRLTLYHNILVGYMEKGVYNITSPQIALLLKIDASQVRKDLKLLNNSGICKVGYSVVELKKSIENFLGFVKTKEAFIVGAGNLGMALAKYDNFGLYGFNILALFDNDPLKVGLSINNKEVLHISKLKSLAQSLNVNIAILTVPRQFAQSVAELLAKSGIKYIWNFSPCVIEAAEGVEVWNENLIGNFLQFTINHGQ; encoded by the coding sequence ATGAAATTATCTGACAAAGTAATTAACAGGCTTACGTTGTATCATAATATTCTTGTCGGATATATGGAAAAAGGCGTCTATAATATCACAAGTCCGCAGATAGCGCTCCTGCTTAAAATAGATGCCTCGCAGGTAAGAAAAGATTTGAAGCTGCTTAACAACAGCGGAATATGTAAAGTTGGATATTCGGTAGTTGAGTTAAAAAAATCCATCGAAAATTTTTTAGGTTTTGTCAAAACCAAAGAAGCATTTATTGTCGGTGCAGGAAATCTCGGAATGGCTTTGGCCAAATACGATAATTTTGGACTTTACGGATTTAATATATTGGCTCTTTTTGATAACGATCCGCTAAAAGTCGGACTTTCAATAAATAACAAAGAGGTCCTTCATATTTCAAAATTGAAAAGTTTGGCGCAAAGTTTAAATGTAAATATTGCCATTTTAACCGTACCTAGACAATTTGCACAATCCGTTGCGGAATTGCTTGCAAAATCCGGTATCAAGTATATATGGAATTTTTCTCCATGTGTCATAGAAGCAGCGGAAGGTGTTGAAGTGTGGAATGAAAATTTAATAGGAAATTTCTTACAGTTTACGATTAATCACGGACAATGA
- the adhE gene encoding bifunctional acetaldehyde-CoA/alcohol dehydrogenase: MEKETNYPTVDSVMALEELIARVKKAQLIFSTYPQEHVDKIFKAAAVAANQERISLARMAVEETGMGVLEDKVIKNHFASEYIYNKHKNAKTCGIIKEDKPNGIKIVAEPLGVIAGIVPTTNPTSTAIFKSLISLKTRNAIIFSPHPRAKAATIAAAKIVLEAAIKAGAPKDIIGWIDVPSLELTNILITHKDIATILATGGPGMVKAAYSSGKPALGVGAGNTPAIIDETANIQTAVSSILMSKTFDNGMICSSEQSIIIVQDIYDKVIDELKLRGAYILNAEEKEKVAKTIIIDGKLNANIVGQPATKIAQMAGVSVATDVKVLVGEAEKTTIDEEFSHEKLSPVIAAYRAENFEDAVSKAHQLVELGGAGHTGVLYTDERKSDRIDFFAGKIHAGRILVNSPSSQGAIGDLYNFKIEPSLTLGCGSWGGNAVSENVGVKHLLNYKTVAERRENMLWFKVPPKIYFKRGATDLALRELAGKKRAFIVTDRFLFDSGSVYNITRIIEEVGIDYQIFFDVKPEPTLSTIDDALQMIRTYQPDVIIAFGGGSPIDAAKIMWLMYEHPETDFDDIAMRFMDIRKRICSIADLGTKTKLVAIPTTSGTGSEVTPFAVITDDKTHIKYPIADYALTPDMAIIDPNFVDSMPKSLCAASGIDALTHAVEAYVSVLATNFTNSPALEAVKLIFRYLPRSYKDGKDDPIAREKMHYASTLAGMAFANAFLGICHSMAHKLGAAFNIPHGIANALLINQVIRFNATDCPKKQGIFPQYKYPNAKTKYGQIADELDLGGNNDDEKIELLLNAITTLKREVGIPLSIKEAGIPEDKFYAKVDKLAELAFDDQCTGANPVYPLVKDLKELLIKAYNGEI, translated from the coding sequence ATGGAAAAAGAAACAAATTACCCTACTGTTGACAGTGTTATGGCTCTTGAAGAGCTTATTGCGCGTGTAAAAAAAGCGCAGCTGATATTTTCAACTTACCCGCAGGAGCATGTTGACAAAATTTTTAAGGCGGCAGCGGTTGCTGCAAATCAAGAACGAATCAGTCTTGCCAGAATGGCTGTTGAAGAAACAGGTATGGGCGTGCTTGAAGATAAAGTTATAAAAAATCATTTTGCTTCAGAATACATTTATAATAAACATAAAAATGCAAAGACCTGTGGAATAATCAAAGAGGATAAACCCAATGGCATTAAAATCGTGGCGGAACCTTTAGGTGTAATAGCGGGAATCGTGCCTACAACAAATCCCACTTCGACGGCTATTTTTAAGTCTTTAATTTCTTTAAAAACCAGAAATGCCATAATTTTTTCTCCTCATCCTCGGGCAAAAGCCGCTACGATAGCTGCAGCTAAAATAGTTCTTGAAGCGGCCATAAAAGCCGGAGCGCCTAAAGACATTATAGGCTGGATAGATGTCCCCTCTCTCGAATTGACCAACATTCTTATAACTCATAAAGATATAGCCACAATTCTTGCAACCGGCGGGCCGGGAATGGTGAAAGCCGCTTATTCTTCGGGAAAACCGGCTTTGGGCGTCGGCGCAGGAAACACTCCTGCCATTATCGATGAGACAGCAAATATTCAAACGGCCGTATCTTCGATACTTATGTCTAAAACTTTTGACAACGGCATGATTTGCTCTTCTGAACAATCAATTATAATAGTGCAGGACATTTATGATAAAGTTATTGACGAATTAAAACTCAGAGGTGCATATATTTTAAATGCGGAAGAAAAAGAGAAAGTCGCAAAAACGATAATTATTGACGGCAAATTGAACGCAAATATCGTAGGGCAGCCTGCAACGAAAATAGCACAGATGGCAGGAGTAAGCGTGGCAACTGACGTGAAAGTTCTTGTGGGAGAAGCCGAAAAAACAACAATCGACGAAGAGTTTTCCCACGAAAAACTCTCACCCGTAATAGCAGCGTATAGAGCGGAGAATTTTGAAGACGCGGTTTCAAAAGCTCATCAGCTTGTGGAACTGGGCGGAGCGGGACATACAGGCGTTCTTTATACGGATGAAAGAAAGTCCGACAGAATAGATTTTTTTGCCGGAAAAATTCACGCCGGCCGTATTCTTGTAAATTCTCCATCTTCGCAGGGCGCAATAGGAGATTTGTATAATTTTAAAATAGAGCCGTCTTTAACCTTAGGCTGCGGTTCTTGGGGAGGAAATGCCGTGAGTGAAAACGTCGGAGTAAAACATTTACTGAATTATAAAACAGTTGCAGAAAGAAGGGAAAACATGCTTTGGTTTAAAGTTCCTCCGAAAATTTATTTTAAGCGCGGCGCGACGGATTTGGCTTTGCGCGAACTTGCAGGGAAAAAGCGCGCTTTTATAGTAACGGACAGATTTTTATTTGATTCCGGGTCGGTGTATAATATTACAAGAATAATTGAAGAAGTTGGAATAGATTATCAAATTTTTTTCGATGTAAAGCCCGAGCCAACGCTTTCAACTATAGATGACGCTTTGCAGATGATAAGAACTTATCAGCCGGACGTTATAATAGCTTTCGGTGGAGGTTCGCCGATAGATGCCGCAAAAATTATGTGGCTGATGTACGAACATCCGGAAACGGATTTTGATGATATAGCCATGAGATTTATGGATATAAGAAAAAGAATCTGCTCAATTGCTGATTTGGGAACAAAAACAAAACTCGTCGCCATTCCTACAACTTCGGGAACAGGTTCTGAAGTTACGCCATTCGCTGTTATTACCGATGATAAAACACATATAAAATATCCTATTGCCGATTATGCTCTTACACCGGACATGGCTATTATAGATCCGAATTTTGTAGATTCTATGCCTAAAAGTTTGTGTGCAGCTTCGGGGATAGATGCTTTAACACATGCTGTAGAAGCTTATGTGTCAGTGCTTGCTACAAATTTTACAAACTCACCGGCGCTTGAAGCTGTAAAATTGATATTTAGATATCTGCCGCGCTCTTATAAAGACGGTAAAGACGATCCGATTGCAAGAGAAAAAATGCATTATGCATCCACTCTTGCCGGCATGGCTTTTGCAAATGCGTTTTTGGGAATATGTCATTCTATGGCGCATAAGCTCGGAGCGGCATTTAATATCCCTCACGGCATCGCAAACGCTTTACTGATAAATCAGGTAATACGTTTTAATGCTACTGACTGCCCCAAAAAGCAGGGTATATTCCCCCAGTATAAATATCCGAATGCCAAAACAAAATATGGACAAATTGCAGATGAATTAGACCTCGGAGGAAATAATGATGATGAAAAAATAGAACTGCTTTTAAATGCCATAACCACGCTCAAGCGGGAAGTGGGCATACCTCTTTCAATTAAAGAAGCCGGCATTCCAGAAGACAAATTTTACGCTAAAGTCGACAAACTGGCGGAACTTGCTTTCGATGACCAATGCACCGGAGCAAATCCAGTTTATCCGCTTGTAAAAGATTTAAAAGAACTGCTTATAAAAGCATATAATGGAGAAATATAA
- a CDS encoding putative DNA modification/repair radical SAM protein: MDIFDKLQILAASAKYDIACTSSGTSDNSIGSGSIGSKCLAGICHSFAADGRCISLLKVLQTNICTYDCKYCLNRKSNDKIKRAFFKPEELADLTVQFYKRNYIEGLFLSSGIIGNPDYTCELMIQTLTLLRKTYNFGGYIHAKAIPGAESKLLRQIGLLADRMSVNIEMPSQKSLTLLAPDKSKNSILKPMGFIKENISENSRDLTVYKKTPKFVPAGQSTQMIIGASPETDIHILKLTESLYKKFKLKRVFFSAYIPVSDNSMLPSLDTNPPLLREHRLYQADWLMRFYKFNADEILDDKSPNFNPFLDPKCNWAVNHPEFFPVEINKASYEQLLRVPGIGVRSAQRIIMARRYGGLNFISLKKLGIVLKRAQYFIICKGRKNDSLIIKHDNILKSLMSKKEFDMYKNEKYPRQIDFFEKPKLTHKKEHLWLNFPHVT, from the coding sequence ATGGATATTTTTGATAAATTACAAATTCTTGCCGCTTCAGCAAAATACGATATCGCATGCACTTCAAGCGGGACTTCGGACAATTCTATAGGCAGCGGCAGTATCGGCAGCAAATGTCTTGCAGGTATATGCCACAGCTTTGCCGCCGATGGTCGCTGCATTTCTCTGCTGAAAGTTTTACAGACAAATATATGTACATACGACTGCAAATACTGCTTAAACAGGAAATCCAACGACAAAATTAAAAGAGCCTTTTTTAAGCCCGAAGAATTGGCGGATTTAACCGTACAATTTTACAAACGCAACTATATTGAAGGTTTGTTTTTAAGTTCTGGAATTATCGGAAATCCGGATTATACATGCGAACTGATGATACAGACATTGACGCTTTTACGCAAAACGTATAATTTCGGTGGATACATACATGCAAAAGCAATTCCGGGAGCAGAAAGCAAACTCTTGCGGCAGATTGGGCTGCTTGCCGATAGAATGAGCGTAAATATAGAAATGCCTTCACAAAAAAGTCTTACTCTTCTCGCTCCAGATAAAAGTAAAAATTCAATTCTCAAGCCGATGGGATTTATAAAAGAAAATATATCCGAAAACAGCAGAGATTTAACCGTTTACAAAAAAACTCCGAAATTTGTTCCCGCAGGACAAAGTACGCAGATGATCATAGGCGCTTCACCTGAAACAGACATCCATATTCTAAAACTGACAGAAAGCCTTTATAAAAAATTTAAATTGAAAAGAGTTTTCTTTTCAGCTTACATTCCCGTATCTGACAATTCCATGCTGCCTTCATTAGACACAAATCCACCGCTTTTGCGCGAACATAGATTATATCAGGCCGACTGGCTCATGCGATTTTATAAATTCAACGCCGATGAAATACTTGATGATAAATCGCCGAATTTTAATCCTTTTTTAGACCCTAAATGCAATTGGGCCGTAAATCATCCTGAATTTTTTCCCGTAGAAATAAACAAAGCATCTTACGAACAATTACTGCGCGTACCGGGAATAGGCGTAAGAAGCGCTCAAAGGATAATCATGGCAAGAAGGTATGGTGGACTCAATTTTATCTCTCTAAAAAAACTCGGCATAGTTTTAAAACGTGCTCAATATTTCATAATATGCAAAGGCAGAAAAAATGATAGTTTGATAATAAAACATGACAATATTTTGAAGTCCTTAATGTCAAAAAAAGAATTTGATATGTACAAAAACGAAAAATATCCAAGACAGATTGATTTTTTTGAAAAACCAAAACTTACGCACAAAAAGGAGCATTTATGGCTGAATTTTCCACACGTAACATAA
- a CDS encoding MATE family efflux transporter: MKIKKLIHKFKKRWKCRGGYLDFFKIALPLIISTGAWATQTFINRFFLAWHSKEAFAASLPAGVLNFSIMSIFVGTITYVDVFVSQYYGKKEYISIGPSVWQSFYLAFIGAFILLLISLFSEKIFIFIGHVPVVAAEEIKYFKVLCYGAFPSLAASALSGFYAGRGKTKIVLIVNVIGILVNILFDYFLIFGKAGFPELAITGAALATIIGAVTMFIIFAALITSRTNNKIYNTRKLVPDFTFIKRLLKFGFPNGVQLFFDMSGFTFFVLVIGTLGELELSASNIALNINNLAFMPLIGCGITTSILVGQFLGKNKASLAERSVYTALHIIYSYIFIMVLAFILIPNLFIYPFSKGAEAEIIEQIRPMVINLLRFIALYSVFDPMNIIFASAIKGAGDTAFVMKLLITLSIFFAAVPIYIVVIILKLGLYVGWSIMVLYAISLALSFYFRYKTYKWKKMRVIEMDIING; encoded by the coding sequence ATGAAAATAAAAAAATTAATTCATAAATTTAAGAAAAGATGGAAATGCCGCGGCGGATATTTAGATTTTTTTAAAATCGCACTCCCTCTTATAATTTCAACGGGCGCATGGGCAACACAAACTTTTATAAACAGATTCTTTTTAGCTTGGCATTCAAAAGAAGCTTTTGCCGCATCTCTGCCTGCCGGCGTATTGAATTTCTCAATTATGAGCATTTTTGTAGGCACTATAACTTATGTTGATGTATTTGTTTCACAATACTACGGGAAAAAGGAATATATATCGATAGGACCTTCCGTTTGGCAAAGTTTTTATTTAGCATTTATAGGCGCTTTTATATTGCTTCTAATCTCTTTGTTTTCTGAAAAAATATTCATTTTTATAGGACATGTCCCTGTTGTAGCTGCTGAGGAAATAAAATATTTTAAAGTTTTATGCTATGGGGCATTTCCTTCTTTAGCGGCTTCAGCTTTGTCAGGATTCTATGCGGGAAGAGGAAAAACTAAAATAGTTTTGATAGTGAATGTTATAGGTATATTGGTAAATATACTTTTTGATTATTTTCTTATTTTTGGAAAAGCAGGCTTTCCGGAACTCGCAATAACCGGAGCCGCGCTGGCAACAATTATCGGCGCAGTTACAATGTTTATAATATTTGCGGCGCTTATTACCTCAAGAACAAACAATAAAATTTACAATACGAGAAAATTAGTGCCGGATTTTACTTTCATAAAGAGACTTCTAAAGTTTGGTTTTCCAAACGGAGTCCAGCTCTTTTTTGACATGTCAGGATTTACTTTTTTTGTTCTTGTAATAGGCACTTTAGGAGAACTTGAACTTTCAGCTTCAAACATTGCACTTAACATAAATAATTTGGCTTTTATGCCGCTGATAGGCTGCGGAATTACGACTTCAATACTTGTGGGGCAGTTTCTCGGAAAAAATAAAGCTTCTTTAGCTGAAAGAAGTGTGTATACGGCTTTACACATTATATATTCTTATATATTTATTATGGTGTTGGCTTTTATCTTAATTCCAAACCTGTTTATCTATCCATTTTCAAAAGGTGCCGAAGCCGAGATAATAGAACAGATACGTCCCATGGTGATAAACCTTTTGAGATTTATTGCCTTATATTCCGTTTTTGACCCTATGAATATTATTTTTGCTTCCGCAATAAAAGGCGCAGGAGACACTGCTTTTGTCATGAAACTGCTGATAACCTTATCAATTTTTTTTGCAGCAGTACCTATATATATAGTTGTAATAATTCTTAAACTTGGTTTATATGTCGGCTGGAGCATAATGGTTTTATACGCCATATCTCTTGCTTTGTCTTTTTATTTCAGATATAAAACGTACAAATGGAAGAAAATGCGCGTTATAGAAATGGATATAATCAACGGATAA
- a CDS encoding ankyrin repeat domain-containing protein, whose translation MKKICFLLSALFLAGFIGCAMRTVIVQEAVPLPAPMPQSVSVHHNRKIATTPLIYAVSVNNLGDIQHLLSRGENVNEIFFSPQYEATPLQEAVKHGNTAVAQYLIKFGANINLKANDKTAIEMAVRKNDLKMVRLLVSNRAYIFAPNILEDSVRERDTAVLKYLLDNGAAKRSLPIAGRNADYALIKACKLGNIEAMRLLIATGANVSVVDAKGRGLLFYAAERNDIVVLEFVYPYNKKMLNAADNDGFTPLMVAAERGNMHGVKFLVVQGAHIDVQNKKARTAVHYSKNAEITRFLNEEAARHKKPAGYAVKRDTAQKYDSHAKPEANKPVQTVTTVSKTEVKPIHQQTNEQAKPKPKPDIDNDRKNTSVQTDKKTEQAMPARSESTVQQTVTQNMQQNVTSRPSTAAETAQKPSQQAKTEQVMPEQKSTKQMKPAAQTKSAQTRTKQTKIESVKQKDKINNLKKQTQPTAKSVAKPETKPEAKSEEDPEAKPAQDSKDESKKEEDKKNSVKQSKPKRNK comes from the coding sequence ATGAAAAAAATTTGTTTTTTATTGTCAGCTCTTTTTTTAGCCGGTTTTATAGGGTGTGCCATGCGAACGGTAATTGTGCAGGAAGCCGTGCCTTTGCCCGCTCCGATGCCCCAGTCCGTTTCCGTTCATCATAACCGCAAAATCGCAACGACCCCGTTAATTTATGCCGTAAGTGTTAACAATCTTGGTGATATTCAACATTTGTTAAGCCGAGGAGAAAATGTTAACGAAATTTTTTTCAGCCCGCAATATGAAGCAACACCTTTACAGGAAGCTGTAAAACATGGAAATACTGCTGTAGCACAATACCTTATTAAATTTGGGGCAAACATAAATTTAAAAGCTAACGATAAAACCGCTATTGAAATGGCTGTACGTAAGAATGATTTAAAAATGGTGCGCCTTTTGGTTTCAAACAGAGCTTATATTTTTGCGCCAAATATTCTTGAAGACAGCGTTAGGGAACGCGATACTGCCGTCTTAAAATATCTTTTGGATAACGGCGCAGCAAAAAGAAGTTTACCAATCGCAGGACGCAACGCTGATTACGCTTTAATTAAAGCCTGCAAGCTTGGAAATATTGAAGCTATGCGGCTTTTAATTGCAACAGGAGCCAATGTTTCCGTGGTAGATGCAAAAGGGCGAGGTCTGCTGTTTTATGCCGCAGAAAGAAACGACATTGTAGTTTTAGAATTTGTTTATCCTTACAATAAAAAAATGTTGAATGCAGCAGATAATGATGGGTTTACCCCTTTAATGGTTGCTGCTGAACGCGGAAATATGCACGGAGTAAAATTTTTAGTTGTACAGGGAGCACATATTGATGTCCAAAATAAAAAGGCTCGGACCGCTGTCCATTATTCAAAAAATGCAGAAATAACAAGATTTTTAAACGAAGAAGCTGCCAGACATAAAAAGCCTGCAGGATATGCAGTTAAAAGAGATACGGCTCAAAAATATGATAGTCATGCTAAGCCTGAGGCTAATAAGCCTGTACAAACAGTAACGACGGTATCTAAAACTGAAGTTAAGCCCATACATCAACAGACAAATGAGCAGGCAAAACCAAAACCAAAACCTGATATTGATAATGACCGTAAAAACACAAGTGTTCAAACTGACAAAAAAACCGAACAGGCAATGCCTGCCAGATCTGAAAGCACTGTTCAGCAGACTGTGACGCAAAACATGCAGCAAAATGTTACAAGCCGTCCTTCAACAGCAGCTGAGACTGCGCAAAAACCATCCCAGCAGGCTAAAACTGAACAGGTAATGCCTGAACAAAAGTCCACTAAACAAATGAAACCTGCTGCACAGACAAAGTCTGCTCAGACGAGGACTAAGCAGACAAAGATTGAATCAGTAAAACAGAAAGATAAAATAAACAACCTAAAAAAACAGACTCAGCCTACGGCAAAGTCTGTGGCAAAACCTGAGACAAAGCCCGAAGCAAAATCTGAAGAAGATCCAGAAGCAAAGCCTGCGCAAGATTCAAAAGATGAATCAAAAAAAGAAGAAGACAAAAAAAACAGCGTAAAGCAGTCAAAGCCAAAAAGAAACAAATAA
- a CDS encoding mannose-1-phosphate guanyltransferase: MQAVIMAGGFGTRLRPITCSIPKPMAPMANKPMLCHIIDLLKKHDFKDLTMMLYYQPEIITDYFGDGKDLGIKIKYLRPESDLGTAGSVKYAQKNIDDTFIVISGDVLTDFDLSKAVEYHKKKKAAATMILTRVNNPLQFGVVITDKDGKVERFLEKPSWGEVFSDTINTGIYILEPEIFDYIPQEKSFDFSKDLYPLLLREGKALFGYIAEGYWKDIGNHDEYRLAQYDILDGKVKISLDGKKIKIGGKEILTGRNVVIGDNVEVDEQVLLGDNVVIEDGARISRSVIGSNVRIGSGAEVLGSILWENVFVGTEARLKEDVIGNSTKIGDRVVVQVGTIIADECRIGADAIIRTNLRIWPHKIIEAGAILSSSLVWGEKWNKALFNAYGITGLGNIEITPEFAAKIGSAYGAYIGSSSYILTSRDDHRATRMIKRGIISGLLSAGVKVGDLRSSPIPVVRYEIGNEGEAGGIHIRQSPYDPRLVDIKFFDSKGSDISINQEKAIEQLFFREDFKRANMNDVGEITVPPRAVEYYKTGYLNTIKKGKIRNSKQKIVIDYAYSSASMIFPAILGELNIDVVALNAFTNSSKITKSQEEFSNSLSQLSDIVITLKSDAGFLIDTGAEKLFLVDEKGKIVPDDLATLIAAYLVMKTHKNVVIAVPVNASSVIEELAERFGAKVKRTATSPRNIMNAANDKGVTFIGDCMGGFIFPEFQNTFDAMYAIGKVIEMLSEENLSLSRISREIPSFEVLHKAVPCSWDKKGQAMRKAIEDAKGKKSELIDGVKIYFNNGWVLLVPDPDEAFFHIWAEARDISTASGFIEMYGEKIKQWQE, encoded by the coding sequence ATGCAGGCTGTTATTATGGCTGGGGGATTTGGCACAAGATTAAGGCCTATCACATGCAGTATTCCTAAACCTATGGCGCCAATGGCAAATAAACCGATGCTTTGCCATATTATTGACCTTCTCAAGAAACACGATTTCAAAGATTTAACCATGATGCTTTATTATCAGCCTGAAATAATTACTGATTATTTCGGAGACGGAAAAGACTTAGGCATAAAAATAAAATATCTTCGTCCAGAATCGGATTTGGGAACAGCCGGCAGCGTAAAATATGCCCAAAAAAATATTGATGATACTTTTATAGTAATTTCCGGCGACGTGCTGACGGATTTTGACCTTTCAAAGGCTGTAGAATACCATAAAAAGAAAAAAGCTGCGGCCACGATGATTCTTACCAGAGTAAACAATCCTCTTCAATTTGGAGTGGTGATAACAGATAAAGACGGCAAAGTCGAAAGATTTTTGGAAAAACCGTCATGGGGCGAAGTTTTTTCTGATACGATAAATACCGGAATTTACATTTTAGAACCAGAAATTTTCGACTATATTCCTCAGGAAAAATCTTTTGATTTTTCCAAAGATTTATATCCTTTGCTGCTCAGAGAAGGCAAAGCCTTGTTCGGCTATATAGCTGAAGGTTACTGGAAAGACATAGGCAATCATGATGAATACAGGCTCGCTCAGTACGATATTCTTGACGGAAAAGTAAAAATCAGCCTTGATGGAAAAAAGATAAAAATCGGCGGAAAGGAAATTCTTACCGGCAGAAATGTAGTTATAGGCGATAATGTAGAAGTTGACGAGCAGGTTCTGCTCGGTGACAACGTGGTTATAGAAGATGGAGCGAGAATTTCCCGTTCTGTTATCGGTTCAAACGTGAGGATCGGCTCAGGTGCAGAAGTTCTTGGCTCTATATTATGGGAAAATGTATTTGTAGGAACAGAAGCTAGATTAAAAGAAGACGTGATAGGCAATTCCACAAAAATCGGCGACAGAGTCGTTGTTCAAGTAGGTACGATAATTGCTGACGAATGCCGCATAGGAGCAGACGCCATAATAAGGACAAATCTCAGAATCTGGCCGCATAAAATCATCGAAGCAGGTGCGATTCTTTCAAGCAGTCTCGTATGGGGAGAAAAATGGAACAAAGCTTTATTTAACGCTTACGGCATAACCGGGCTTGGAAATATAGAAATAACCCCAGAATTTGCGGCAAAAATCGGCTCAGCTTACGGAGCATATATAGGAAGCTCTTCATATATATTGACGTCAAGAGATGACCATCGCGCTACAAGAATGATAAAAAGAGGAATTATTTCGGGGCTTCTTTCGGCCGGAGTAAAAGTCGGAGATTTGAGAAGTTCTCCCATCCCCGTTGTAAGATATGAAATAGGAAACGAAGGCGAAGCCGGTGGGATTCACATAAGGCAGTCGCCTTATGATCCGCGGCTTGTCGATATAAAATTTTTTGATTCAAAAGGCAGTGATATTTCAATAAATCAGGAAAAAGCCATCGAACAGCTTTTTTTTAGGGAAGATTTTAAACGCGCTAACATGAACGATGTCGGCGAGATTACTGTCCCGCCGCGCGCAGTAGAATACTACAAAACAGGATATTTGAACACTATTAAAAAAGGCAAAATCAGAAACTCTAAACAAAAAATTGTCATAGACTATGCTTACTCGTCGGCTTCTATGATATTTCCCGCAATTTTGGGAGAATTGAATATTGACGTAGTTGCTTTAAACGCTTTTACGAATTCTTCAAAAATTACTAAATCTCAGGAAGAGTTTTCCAATTCACTTAGTCAACTTTCAGATATTGTCATAACTCTTAAATCTGACGCCGGATTTTTGATAGATACCGGCGCTGAAAAGTTATTTTTAGTCGATGAAAAAGGAAAGATAGTGCCAGACGATTTGGCAACGCTTATAGCCGCGTATCTGGTAATGAAAACGCATAAAAATGTAGTTATTGCTGTTCCCGTAAATGCTTCTTCCGTAATCGAAGAGCTTGCCGAACGGTTTGGTGCAAAAGTTAAAAGAACAGCTACAAGTCCGAGAAATATAATGAACGCGGCCAACGACAAAGGAGTAACTTTCATAGGAGACTGTATGGGCGGTTTCATTTTTCCGGAATTTCAAAATACTTTTGACGCCATGTACGCCATTGGGAAAGTTATTGAAATGCTTTCAGAGGAAAATTTGTCGCTTAGCAGAATAAGCCGTGAAATACCTTCTTTTGAAGTTTTGCATAAAGCGGTTCCGTGTTCATGGGATAAAAAAGGACAGGCGATGCGCAAAGCAATTGAAGATGCAAAAGGCAAAAAATCCGAACTTATAGATGGGGTAAAAATATATTTCAATAACGGTTGGGTTCTTTTGGTTCCCGATCCTGATGAAGCATTTTTTCACATCTGGGCCGAAGCCAGAGATATATCCACGGCTTCCGGATTTATTGAAATGTACGGCGAAAAAATCAAACAATGGCAGGAATAA
- a CDS encoding TIGR03915 family putative DNA repair protein, giving the protein MAEFSTRNIIYDYDGTFEGFLCCAFESFTLREIPANILNQKDFQPGLFEHFNIITDIEKANLVKKSIQKKMNAETLVFLEDALLTSLKHKEMFMLDFMRIGYKTGRKIINMLADDTVIILTKAVKQMTHEAHKFTGFTRFSVHGNLLIAKIKPKNFVLQRIVPHFAARMPNEKFIIYDETHNMICAYAKGKYVISDISDIKIPEAEAKEYHYRNLWEMFYDTTAIEERKNPKHRIILMPKRYWSNMTEF; this is encoded by the coding sequence ATGGCTGAATTTTCCACACGTAACATAATTTATGATTATGACGGTACTTTTGAAGGTTTTTTATGCTGCGCTTTTGAAAGTTTTACCCTAAGAGAAATTCCAGCAAACATATTAAATCAAAAAGATTTTCAACCCGGACTTTTTGAACATTTTAATATAATAACTGACATAGAAAAAGCAAACCTCGTTAAAAAATCAATTCAGAAAAAAATGAATGCAGAAACGCTTGTTTTTTTGGAAGATGCGCTTTTAACGTCTCTTAAACATAAGGAAATGTTTATGCTTGATTTTATGCGCATAGGATATAAAACTGGCAGAAAAATAATTAATATGCTTGCTGACGATACGGTCATTATTCTGACAAAAGCCGTAAAACAAATGACACATGAAGCACATAAGTTTACTGGGTTTACACGTTTTTCCGTACATGGCAATTTACTGATCGCAAAAATAAAACCTAAAAATTTTGTATTACAGCGCATAGTACCGCATTTTGCCGCCAGAATGCCTAATGAAAAATTTATAATTTACGATGAAACACATAATATGATATGCGCTTATGCAAAAGGCAAATACGTTATTTCGGATATTTCCGATATTAAAATACCTGAAGCCGAAGCCAAAGAGTATCATTACCGAAATCTATGGGAAATGTTCTATGACACAACAGCCATTGAAGAACGCAAAAATCCAAAACACAGAATAATTCTCATGCCGAAACGCTATTGGAGCAATATGACTGAATTTTAA